In Leptolyngbya sp. SIO1E4, one DNA window encodes the following:
- a CDS encoding glycosyltransferase: protein MQENYYFYYSDSNFTEHGAHLGHNANSANAVANLGFPSLLGYHEALPGIQLPKVLHPFAPQAPSEKLIKRYSIQSKIKVVKLPIPWPFGRVSHKLTATSTLICKYYLPVFIRPAVRVVHSRNWNFIKAAVKNKIPAIYEHHHYVNRKFEPEIVNSPYFRVTVTVAQPVLDSLVATGMPPEKIVMLHSGFNQNFLGRHPEKAQQWRAKILSNSDEKLVIYAGGLYGFKGVDLLLEVAQQLPTVKFAIAGGKDSQIQHYQRLIQSMQLENVTLLGCLPHTDLSPLLQAADLLAHPHLATREATFTSPLKFFEYMASGTPIVASKIVTLQEFTKSPASVVWCDPDDPKEFAQSIQFALDHYPRRADGYSDTLAFVNQFSWESRMKTILSYVEKAA, encoded by the coding sequence ATGCAAGAAAACTATTATTTCTATTACTCAGATTCAAATTTTACCGAGCATGGGGCGCACTTAGGGCACAATGCAAACAGCGCTAATGCAGTGGCAAACCTAGGGTTTCCGTCATTATTGGGCTATCATGAAGCGCTTCCAGGTATACAGCTGCCTAAGGTCTTGCATCCCTTCGCGCCTCAAGCGCCTTCTGAAAAGCTCATCAAGCGCTACAGCATTCAGAGCAAGATCAAGGTTGTAAAGCTGCCAATCCCTTGGCCATTTGGCCGAGTCTCACATAAATTGACGGCGACTAGCACGCTTATCTGTAAGTACTATCTACCGGTGTTTATTCGGCCTGCAGTTCGCGTTGTTCACAGTCGCAACTGGAATTTTATTAAAGCAGCTGTGAAGAATAAAATTCCAGCCATTTATGAGCATCATCATTATGTCAATAGAAAGTTTGAACCAGAGATTGTTAATAGCCCTTATTTTCGAGTCACAGTAACGGTTGCACAACCTGTTTTAGACAGTCTGGTCGCAACGGGTATGCCCCCTGAAAAAATTGTGATGCTGCACAGTGGCTTTAACCAGAATTTTCTAGGTCGTCACCCAGAAAAAGCTCAGCAGTGGCGAGCAAAAATACTCAGTAATTCTGACGAAAAGCTGGTTATTTATGCAGGAGGGTTATATGGCTTCAAGGGAGTCGACCTGCTGCTGGAGGTTGCGCAACAGCTGCCCACCGTTAAATTTGCGATCGCAGGCGGTAAAGATTCACAGATCCAGCACTACCAGCGCTTGATCCAGTCTATGCAGCTGGAAAACGTGACGTTATTGGGCTGCCTCCCCCATACTGACCTGTCACCGTTACTCCAAGCTGCGGATTTGCTGGCCCATCCTCATTTGGCCACGCGGGAAGCCACTTTTACCTCTCCGCTCAAGTTTTTTGAGTACATGGCGTCCGGGACGCCGATTGTTGCCTCCAAAATCGTCACGCTCCAAGAGTTTACGAAATCTCCTGCTAGTGTCGTTTGGTGTGACCCTGACGATCCTAAAGAATTTGCTCAGAGCATCCAATTTGCCTTAGACCACTATCCAAGACGTGCAGACGGCTATTCAGACACCCTCGCGTTTGTGAATCAATTCTCCTGGGAAAGCAGAATGAAGACCATTCTGTCTTATGTGGAGAAAGCAGCCTGA
- a CDS encoding DUF4864 domain-containing protein gives MDLAKTDHDEIRRVIIAQLEAFQADDGIQAFLYAAPSIRRQFKTVANFMEMVQHAYYAVYRPRGVLFGELTEMQGFPAQVVFLMDQNNDLVKAMYLMQQQPSMDWRIAGCFLVPVEEI, from the coding sequence ATGGATCTGGCAAAAACCGATCATGACGAAATTCGCCGAGTTATTATCGCCCAACTCGAAGCCTTTCAAGCAGACGATGGCATTCAAGCCTTCTTATATGCAGCGCCCTCCATTCGCCGACAGTTTAAAACTGTCGCTAACTTTATGGAGATGGTGCAGCACGCTTACTATGCAGTCTATCGCCCCCGTGGCGTTCTTTTTGGAGAGTTGACTGAAATGCAGGGGTTTCCTGCCCAGGTTGTGTTTTTAATGGATCAAAACAATGATCTGGTCAAAGCCATGTATCTGATGCAGCAGCAACCGTCGATGGACTGGCGGATTGCAGGCTGTTTTTTGGTGCCTGTAGAAGAGATTTAA
- a CDS encoding ABC transporter permease, producing the protein MMELFIGELKRTWIQFIRYPAEVIAGLVVITSVFYGLFLSAQYIAGPGFAFGDRLDAVVVGYVLWTLILYIINDIAIGLQLEAQTGTLEQVFLSPYGAPRVFLARAFASLMLRLTLIVGVVILLMGITGSRLSFPVTLICPLLSLVMAGYGLAFMMGACALMFKRVQQVLGVFQFLLLFLLAAPVEEWVGPMEYLRYLLPMLPSTALLRDLMARGVGLDWGSFGLALLNGWAYLGLGLFLFRWAEQVAKRRGILSGY; encoded by the coding sequence ATGATGGAACTATTTATTGGGGAACTGAAACGCACCTGGATTCAGTTCATTCGCTACCCGGCAGAGGTGATTGCAGGCTTAGTCGTGATTACGTCCGTTTTCTATGGGCTGTTTCTGAGTGCTCAATACATTGCTGGGCCAGGCTTTGCCTTTGGCGATCGTTTGGATGCGGTGGTGGTGGGCTATGTTTTGTGGACGTTAATTCTCTACATCATCAATGACATCGCGATCGGGCTGCAGTTAGAAGCTCAGACCGGCACCTTAGAACAGGTCTTTCTCTCGCCCTATGGAGCGCCACGGGTCTTTTTGGCCAGAGCCTTTGCCAGTTTAATGCTGCGGCTCACGCTGATTGTCGGGGTGGTCATTTTATTAATGGGCATTACGGGCAGCCGTTTGTCTTTTCCCGTGACGTTGATATGTCCCTTGCTCTCTTTGGTCATGGCAGGATATGGGCTCGCGTTTATGATGGGGGCCTGCGCCCTTATGTTTAAGCGAGTGCAGCAGGTATTGGGCGTGTTCCAATTTTTGCTGTTGTTTTTGTTAGCTGCCCCAGTAGAAGAGTGGGTAGGGCCAATGGAGTATCTGCGCTATCTGCTGCCTATGTTGCCCAGCACAGCCCTATTGCGAGATTTAATGGCGCGGGGGGTCGGGCTAGATTGGGGCAGCTTTGGCTTAGCACTGCTCAATGGGTGGGCTTACTTGGGCCTCGGGTTGTTTTTGTTCCGTTGGGCAGAACAAGTTGCTAAACGGCGTGGCATCTTGAGTGGCTATTAA
- a CDS encoding ABC transporter ATP-binding protein — protein MLAVRDLTKTYGRGKRRFEAVRQVSLTLQQGEVLAFLGPNGAGKTTTIKMMAGLVRPDRGQVSIMGENPHRTAKALRHIGAVLEGNRNLYWRLTPEENLEYFGILRQVPRKRARRRGADLLMQFGLHDKRQTPVQKLSRGMQQKLAIAVALIHAPQLLLLDEPTLGLDVEASETVKALVRQIAKDGCAILLTTHQLNVAEELSDRVAIIRQGRIIAEQTTQDLLQQFSGSTYHLEVEGTLTPNQCQEIMALGGHIQGSNIAFSGSSEALYAVLAKLRPLPLLSVHRDRADLTQVFLKLVNDTQK, from the coding sequence GTGCTAGCAGTCCGCGACCTGACAAAAACCTATGGTCGTGGCAAGCGGCGCTTTGAGGCGGTACGGCAGGTCTCGTTAACGCTCCAGCAAGGAGAGGTGTTGGCCTTTTTAGGGCCGAATGGTGCTGGTAAGACGACGACCATCAAGATGATGGCAGGGCTGGTGCGACCTGATCGAGGGCAGGTCAGCATTATGGGGGAAAACCCTCATCGAACAGCGAAGGCGCTACGCCATATTGGGGCAGTGCTAGAAGGAAATCGAAACTTGTATTGGCGCCTCACCCCCGAAGAGAACCTGGAGTATTTCGGTATCCTGCGGCAGGTGCCGCGCAAGAGAGCGCGACGTCGAGGGGCCGATCTGCTGATGCAGTTTGGTTTGCATGACAAGCGGCAGACGCCAGTGCAAAAACTCTCACGGGGCATGCAGCAAAAATTGGCGATCGCAGTAGCCCTGATTCATGCCCCGCAACTGCTGTTGCTCGATGAACCCACCTTGGGGTTGGATGTGGAGGCTAGCGAAACGGTCAAAGCCCTTGTGCGCCAAATTGCTAAGGATGGATGCGCTATTTTGTTGACCACCCATCAGCTCAACGTGGCTGAAGAACTCTCGGATCGGGTGGCAATTATTCGCCAAGGCAGGATTATTGCTGAACAAACCACCCAAGACTTGCTCCAGCAATTCTCAGGTTCGACCTATCACCTGGAAGTTGAGGGTACCTTAACGCCCAATCAGTGCCAGGAAATTATGGCTTTAGGAGGCCATATTCAAGGGTCGAACATTGCTTTTTCGGGATCTTCTGAAGCGCTGTATGCTGTCTTGGCCAAGTTGCGTCCGCTGCCGCTGCTATCGGTGCACCGCGATCGCGCTGATTTAACCCAGGTTTTTCTCAAGCTCGTCAACGACACGCAGAAGTGA